Proteins from one Staphylococcus sp. IVB6214 genomic window:
- a CDS encoding thermonuclease family protein, which produces MDKKLSIIIVAIIAIGVLGFQYINQSGPFSDTTSSSEEEMYTVKRVIDGDTIIVSKPGHEDERVRLIGVDTPETVKPNTPVQPYGKAASDFTKRHLTNQQVRLEYDREKTDRYGRTLAYVWLGDDMFNAMLAKEGLARAKFYAPNDKYRIVIEQAQKEAQKKQLNIWER; this is translated from the coding sequence ATGGACAAAAAATTATCAATTATTATTGTAGCAATTATCGCAATTGGTGTACTGGGCTTTCAATATATCAATCAGTCGGGTCCTTTTTCAGATACTACCTCGAGTTCAGAAGAGGAAATGTATACTGTAAAACGTGTCATAGACGGAGATACGATTATCGTTAGTAAACCGGGGCATGAGGATGAACGAGTGCGGCTAATTGGGGTTGATACGCCAGAAACGGTAAAACCGAATACACCCGTTCAACCATATGGAAAGGCAGCATCTGACTTCACGAAACGACATCTTACAAATCAACAAGTAAGATTGGAATACGATCGTGAAAAAACAGATCGTTATGGTCGTACACTTGCATACGTTTGGCTTGGAGATGACATGTTTAATGCCATGCTCGCAAAAGAAGGACTTGCACGAGCGAAGTTTTATGCGCCTAATGATAAGTATCGTATTGTAATTGAACAGGCACAAAAAGAAGCGCAAAAGAAACAACTTAATATTTGGGAACGATAA
- a CDS encoding class I SAM-dependent methyltransferase — MTQSPSIMEQLFQRLDEKTKALNEENGQSFIENLGLAMEHFYTNERSLLESANFQDRRKAFQFAYLSQLQQEEVQANHQITPDTIGLVVGFLISQFEEDTKEMHIADLGSGSGHLSATIHDVLKDVTVMHHLVEVDPVLSRLSIHLANFLEISFDVYPQDAIMPLPFEEADIVVGDLPIGYYPLDERSHQMQLGFGEGHSYAHYLFIEQAVQALKPTGYAFLVVPTQLFEGEHVKQLENFIATETEMQAFLNLPANLFKSKNAQKSILVLQRKQQGVTKPVEVLLANIPDFKNPQLFQNFLAELKEWRSENH; from the coding sequence ATGACACAATCACCATCTATCATGGAGCAATTATTCCAGCGACTTGATGAAAAAACAAAAGCTTTAAACGAAGAGAATGGGCAGAGTTTTATTGAAAATCTAGGTTTAGCGATGGAACACTTTTATACAAATGAACGTTCATTGCTAGAATCTGCAAATTTTCAGGATAGACGAAAAGCATTTCAATTTGCTTATTTAAGTCAATTACAACAAGAAGAAGTACAAGCGAACCATCAGATTACGCCTGATACGATTGGTTTAGTCGTTGGTTTTCTTATTTCACAATTTGAAGAAGATACGAAAGAAATGCATATTGCAGACTTAGGAAGTGGTTCTGGACACCTGAGTGCCACAATTCACGATGTCTTAAAAGATGTAACAGTGATGCATCACCTTGTAGAAGTTGATCCAGTATTGTCACGATTAAGTATTCATCTTGCTAACTTTTTAGAAATTTCATTTGATGTATACCCACAGGATGCAATTATGCCGTTACCTTTTGAAGAAGCGGATATTGTAGTAGGAGATTTACCAATCGGCTATTATCCCTTAGACGAGCGAAGCCATCAAATGCAGTTAGGGTTTGGTGAAGGACACAGTTACGCACATTATTTATTTATTGAGCAAGCTGTTCAAGCGCTCAAACCAACTGGCTATGCATTTCTCGTTGTTCCGACACAACTTTTTGAAGGCGAACATGTGAAACAGTTAGAAAATTTCATTGCAACAGAAACGGAAATGCAAGCATTTTTAAATCTTCCTGCTAATTTGTTTAAAAGTAAAAATGCACAAAAGTCAATTCTCGTATTACAACGTAAGCAGCAAGGGGTTACTAAACCTGTTGAGGTTTTATTGGCAAATATCCCTGATTTCAAGAATCCGCAACTTTTCCAGAACTTCTTGGCGGAATTAAAAGAGTGGCGTTCTGAAAATCATTAA
- a CDS encoding acetate kinase — MSKLILAINAGSSSLKFQLIEMPEEKLVTKGLIERIGLNDSIFTIEVNGEKVKDVKDIKDHEEAVNIMLDSFQKHGVINDINDIDGTGHRVVHGGETFPESALVTDEVASQIEALADLAPLHNPANLMGINAFRKLLPNIPHVAVFDTSFHQTMPESAYLYSLPYDYYKDYGIRKYGFHGTSHKYVSQRAAEILGKPIEELRMISCHIGNGASITAIDGGESIDTSMGFTPLAGVTMGTRSGNLDPALIPFIMEKTGKTAEEVINVFNKESGLLGITGTSSDLRDIEQAANEGDERAKLALEIFASRIHKYMGTYASRMHGVDVIIFTAGVGENSDVVRARVLEGLEFMGVYWDPRKNEGLRGKEAELNYPHSPVKVLVIPTDEEVMIARDVITFGEL, encoded by the coding sequence ATGTCTAAGTTAATTTTGGCGATTAACGCTGGTAGTTCATCATTAAAGTTCCAATTGATTGAAATGCCAGAAGAAAAATTAGTTACTAAAGGTTTAATTGAGCGTATTGGACTTAACGATTCAATCTTTACAATTGAAGTGAATGGAGAAAAAGTCAAAGATGTTAAAGACATTAAAGACCATGAAGAAGCAGTAAACATTATGTTAGATAGCTTCCAAAAACATGGTGTGATTAATGACATCAATGATATTGACGGTACAGGTCACCGTGTTGTACATGGTGGGGAAACATTCCCAGAATCAGCACTTGTCACTGATGAAGTAGCAAGCCAAATCGAAGCTTTAGCTGACTTAGCACCTTTACACAATCCTGCAAACTTAATGGGTATTAATGCATTCAGAAAGCTTTTACCGAATATCCCACACGTTGCAGTATTCGATACATCATTCCACCAAACAATGCCGGAATCAGCATATCTTTATAGCTTACCGTATGACTACTATAAAGACTATGGTATCCGTAAATATGGCTTCCACGGTACAAGCCACAAATATGTGTCACAACGTGCTGCAGAAATTTTAGGTAAACCAATTGAAGAATTACGTATGATTTCTTGTCACATTGGTAACGGTGCCTCTATTACTGCTATCGATGGCGGTGAGTCAATCGATACATCAATGGGATTCACACCGTTAGCAGGTGTTACAATGGGAACACGTTCTGGTAACCTTGACCCTGCATTAATTCCATTCATTATGGAAAAAACTGGCAAAACTGCTGAAGAAGTTATCAATGTATTCAACAAAGAATCAGGTCTATTAGGTATCACTGGTACTTCATCTGATTTACGTGACATTGAGCAAGCAGCTAACGAAGGTGACGAACGTGCGAAACTCGCTTTAGAAATCTTTGCATCACGTATTCATAAATATATGGGTACTTATGCATCACGTATGCACGGTGTCGATGTCATCATCTTCACTGCGGGTGTAGGTGAAAACTCAGACGTTGTACGTGCACGTGTATTAGAAGGCTTAGAATTCATGGGTGTTTATTGGGATCCACGTAAAAACGAAGGATTACGTGGTAAAGAAGCTGAATTAAACTACCCTCATTCTCCAGTAAAAGTTTTAGTCATCCCGACTGACGAAGAAGTCATGATCGCTCGAGACGTAATCACATTCGGTGAGTTATAA
- a CDS encoding regulator, translating into MKNGYKMDSEQIFFYESYRKKIISEIKKQFGLKLNDILFLYHLKSANSKRISLHKVKQSIDFSLMEVHKSLTALSEMEIIGKERSTEDERKVFITFTDEQYQRMNEILKDFDQIQKSILTES; encoded by the coding sequence ATGAAAAACGGTTATAAAATGGATTCAGAACAAATTTTTTTCTATGAATCCTATCGAAAAAAAATTATCAGTGAAATAAAAAAACAATTCGGCCTAAAACTTAATGATATTTTGTTTCTCTATCACCTTAAATCAGCAAACAGCAAACGTATTTCACTTCATAAAGTGAAACAATCCATTGATTTTAGTCTTATGGAAGTACATAAATCATTAACTGCATTATCTGAAATGGAAATTATCGGAAAAGAACGTTCGACAGAAGATGAACGTAAAGTTTTCATCACCTTTACAGATGAGCAGTATCAAAGAATGAATGAAATACTTAAAGACTTCGATCAAATTCAAAAATCTATTTTGACAGAATCTTAA